The DNA segment CAGGCGCTGCGAGGCGGCCGACAGCGCCGACACGCGCAGGTCGTAGTCGGACTTCGGGTCGTAGTGTGCCGGCGGCGAAGCCTCGATGAGGGCGACGTCGAAACCGGCGCGCTGCAGGGCCACGGCCAGCGGGGTGCCGACCATGCCGGCGCCGACGATGGCGACGTCGTGCGTCATGACTCAGTCTGCAAGCGGCAATCCCCGAGACAGGCGCGGCGCGCCGACCAGGCCCATGCTGCGGCGCGCGAAGCGTGCCTTCAGCGGCGGCAGCAGGTCGAGGCCAAGGATGCCGAGGTGCCGGAAACTCGCCAGGCCCGGCACGCGGTTGGAGAACAGCTGCACCAGCCCGTCTGTGAACCGCGTGACATGCGCCTGGTCCGCTTCGCGCCCCTGCAGGTAACGCTGGATCACGGCCTCGCTGCCGCAGTCCTGCGTGCCACTGCCGGCGAGCACCTCCGCCAGCACCGCGACGTCGCGCAGGCCCAGGTTGAAGCCCTGCCCCGCCACCGGATGCAGGCTGTGCGCGGCGTTGCCGATCAGCAAGGCCCGCGGCGCATGCTGGCGCGCGCTGAGGACACGCTGCAAGGGATAAGCGATGCGCCTGCCCACGCGCTCGAATTCGCCGAGCCGGTGGCCGAAGGCCTGGTTGAGCGCGGCGAGGAAATCACTGTCCGGCAGGGCCAGCAGGGCCTCGACCTTATCCGAGGGCTGGGTCCAGACCAGCGCGCAGCGCCGCTGCGACATCGGCAGCAGCGCGATGGGCCCCTCCGGCGTGAAGCGCTCGTAGGCCATGCCGCTGTGGTCGCGCTCCGGCGTCACGTTGCTGACGATGGCGGTCTGGCCGTAGTCGCGCCGCTCGGTGTCGATGCCCAGCGCGGCCCGCACCTGCGACTGCGCGCCGTCGGCGCCGATGAGCAGCCTTGCCGTCAGTGCCTGTTCGCCATCAGCCACAGCTACGCGCACCGTTACCGCAGCGGCAGCGGTTTCCAGCGCCAGGAACTTCGCCGGGCAGATCAGGCGCAAGCGCGGCAGGCTGCGCAGGCGCTTGCCGAGCACCTGGCCCAGGATACGGTTCTCGACCACGTAGCCCAGCGCCTCTTCGCCTTGCTCGTCCGCATCCATCCGGGTGGTTCCGAAACGTCCCTGCTCCGAGACGTGGATGCTGCGGATCGGTTCGGCCGCCGGCGCGATGGCTGCCCACAGGTCGAGCGCCTCGTAGATGCGGCGCGTGCCCAGCGCCAGCGCGGTGGTCCGGTCATCGTAGCTCGGCTGGCCGGCGGCGCCGAAGGGAATGGACTCGACCAGACCG comes from the Nevskiales bacterium genome and includes:
- the ubiH gene encoding 2-octaprenyl-6-methoxyphenyl hydroxylase; protein product: MISNPGPRSSLAPQGGGGKDFDVLIVGGGMVGASLACALGELPLDVGLVESIPFGAAGQPSYDDRTTALALGTRRIYEALDLWAAIAPAAEPIRSIHVSEQGRFGTTRMDADEQGEEALGYVVENRILGQVLGKRLRSLPRLRLICPAKFLALETAAAAVTVRVAVADGEQALTARLLIGADGAQSQVRAALGIDTERRDYGQTAIVSNVTPERDHSGMAYERFTPEGPIALLPMSQRRCALVWTQPSDKVEALLALPDSDFLAALNQAFGHRLGEFERVGRRIAYPLQRVLSARQHAPRALLIGNAAHSLHPVAGQGFNLGLRDVAVLAEVLAGSGTQDCGSEAVIQRYLQGREADQAHVTRFTDGLVQLFSNRVPGLASFRHLGILGLDLLPPLKARFARRSMGLVGAPRLSRGLPLAD